GACGGCCACCCGGCCCTGCTCACCGGGCGGCGCGACCTCGTCGGCGTCGGGGCGCAGCACCTCGGCGCGCCAGCCGGGCAGCGCGCGTCCCATCGACCCCGGCCGCAGCTCGCCGCGGACGTCCGGGTGCCAGCCGTTCGCGATCACCATGCCCAGCTCGGTCTGCCCGTAGTGGTCCAGGATCGGCACGCCGAACGCCTTCTCCGCCCACTCGATGACGTCCGGGTTCAGCGGCTCGCCCGCGGACGAGCAGTGCCGCAGCCGCAACCCGTCCGGCACGGGCACATCGGCGTTGCGCAGCGCGCGGTAGACCGTCGGCCCCGCCGTGAAGTTGGTGACGCCGAACCGGTCCAGCACCGAGTAGGTCAGCTCCGGGGAGAACCCGGCGTGCAGCAGCAGGCTGCGCTGCCCGAGCGCGAGCGGGCCGATCACGGCGTAGTACAGGCCGTAGGCCCAGCCCGGGTCGGCGGCGTTCCAGAACACGTCGTCGGGCCGGTGGTCCAGGCCGAACTCCTGGTACATCCGGAACGCGGCGATCGCCCGCGCCGGGATCGGCACGCCCTTCGGCGCGCCGGTCGTGCCGGACGTGAACAGCTCGACGATCGTGCCGTCACCGCCGACGGCGACCGGCTCCGGCTGCGGTTCCGCGCGCAGCAGGTCGGCGAACGCGATGTCGTCCCCGCTCGCCGCACCGGTGACGATCACGCGCCGCTCGCCGGGGACCTCGTCGAGTTTGGCGCGCTGCGACGGGTCCGCGACGACCACCTTGACGCCGCCGACCCGGGTTTCGATCGCGGGCGGCGCGAAGGCGGTGAACAGCGGCACCTGCACCGCGCCGAGCCGCCAGATCCCCAGTACGGCGACGACGAACTCGGCCGACTTCGTCATCAGCGTCGCGACCCGGTCGCCGCGTCCGACCCCCAGTTCCGCCAGTGCGGTGGCGAAGCGCGCTGAGGCGTCCCGCAGCTCGCCGAAGGTCAGGTCACGGCTGGTCAGGTCCGGTTCGACGACGGTGAAGGCCACGTCGCCGTCCGGGTGGTCGTCGCACAGCAGCCGGGCGACGCAGGCGTCCGGCCGGTCGTAGGGGGACGTCGGTGTCATGGACCCGATGGTCGTCGCCGGGGCCCGCGCGTGCCACCCCCGGATGGGGGCCGATCAGCGTATGGTGCGGGCGTCCGGTCGGTGCTGGAATGTCCTATGCGGATCAGTGAGTCCGAGGAGCCGGTGGCGGCGCGGCGCCGGCTGGTGCTGGCGGGTGTCGCCGGCTTCGCGGTGGGTGCGGGGATGATCGGCGTGCTGTGGGCGTCGACCACCGCGGTGAGCGGCCCGACCGCGGACGCGAAGGCCGCGTGCGCCGCGCTGGCCAGGGCCGAGCCGTTGCCCGAGGGCCGCGTCGGCCGCGGCACGCTCGAACCCGGCGTGCTGCAGCACATCATGGCGGCGGACGCGCTCGCGGCGGCGGCCGCCGAGGTCAGTTCGACCTACGACGACCTGGCCGACCACATCGACGGCGTGCGGCGGATGGCGCTGAGCCTCAACTTCGCCGATCCCAACGGTCGGCGGCACCTCGCCCAGGCGCGCGAAATCTGCGGCACCGTCTAGCTACTCGCCGTTGCCCTTTTCGATCGTCTTGACGGTGAGCTGGTCACCGGGGATCTTCTCGCTCGCGCAGCCCGTCGTGGGCAGCTCGACGAACATCGACGCCGTCTCCTGCGGCGGGTAGACCCGCAGGCCGCGCACCGGCTGCGGCTGGCAGGTCACGGTGTCGTAGTTCTGCACGTTGACGAACCCGACCTCGGCGTAGGCGGTGTCGCCGTTGTTCAGCGTGAACGCGCCGCCCTTCTCGCCCTGCCGGACCGCCGCCGGGCCCACCTGGTGGCCGTCCTCCCCGGCGACGTACGAGACGCCCGGGAAGCCCTGGATCACACACGGACGGTCACTCACGTTGGTGAAGATCAGCGGCCGGTAGACGGTGCCCGCACCGGCGTCGCCGCGGCCGAGGGTCAGCTTGAGGTCGCCGGACTTGCACAGCGTCTCGCCGGCCTTCGTGCTGGTCGCCGCGTCCGGTTCGGTTGTCGACTGGGACGTGGACGGGCTGCTGGAGGTGGCCCCTGGCGTCGTCGGCGCCCCCGACTGCGGCTGGGCGTTCTCCGTGCCCGCGGTCCCGCAACCGGCCAGGACGGCCGCCACTGCCGCCGTCGCCACACCCAGCCCGATGCGCGGGAAATGTCCTCGAACCACGATCTTTCCCCTCCCTGTGCCGATCGGAGCACTACCCGGGAGACGTGCGGTCCACACGCCGGGTTGCGTGGTGTCACGCGATTTTCCGACGACCCATCGCGACATGCGGTGAAACTACAACAAGACACGCTGTGTCACCGCCCGACAAGTCGCCTACATGGGCAAACCGGCCCAGTTCAGGCACTGCCAGCCACCATCCGCGGCGATCTCCAGCTCGACGATGCCGGTGTTCGGGATCAGGCCCTGATCGGCCAGCTCGGGCCGCACATTCGGGGCCAGCCACTCCGCGCCGATGCGGATCAGCCCGCCGTGCGAGACCAGCACAACGACACCGTCCGATCGGGTGAGGTCGTGGCGCTCGGCGAGACCGGCGATCGCACCGGTGAACCGCGCCCTGGCCTGCTCGCCGGTCTCCCCGCCGGGCATCGCGACGTGCAGCTCGCCGCGCGTCCAGTGGCTGAGCACCGTCAGGTAGTGCTCGATCGCCTCCCGGTCGTGGCGGCCCTCCAGGTCCCCGACGACGATCTCGTGCACACCCTCGACCCGCTCCACCGTCATGCCCAGCGCCTGGGCGAGCGGGGCGGCCGTCTGCTGCGCACGGGTCGCGTGCGAGGCGTAGACCGCCTCCACCGGCTCGGTCGCGAGCTTCTCGGCCAGCTGCCGCGCCTGCTCGTGGCCCAGCTCGGTGAGCGGCGGCCCGGGCAGCGCGGTGTCCAGCTTCTTCGCGACGTTCGCCGCGGTCTGCCCGTGCCGGACCAGGTACAGCTTCACGCCTGCTCCCCTCTCTGCACCGCGGCGACCCAGTCCGCGGCGTCGGTGAAGTCTTCGTTGCGGGCGGCCGGTTCGATGGTCGCCGTCACCCCGTCGGCCCTGGCGAACGAACCGAGGAACCGGACATCCCGGCAGCGGCGGCGCAGCGCGGCGAGCGCGTCGGCGATGCGCGGCTCGGCGACGTGTCCCTCGAAGTCGATGAAGAACCGGTACTCGCCGAAGTTCTGCTTGTTCGGGCGGGCGTCCAGGCGGGTCAGGTTGATGCCACGGGTCGCGAGCTCGGTGAGCAGTTCGGCGAGCGCGCCGGTGCGGTTGGCGGCCGCGGCGACGATGGAGGTGCGGTCCGCGCCGGTCGGCTCCGGCAACGCCACCGGGGGCCGCCGCATCAGCAGGAACCGGGTGCGGGCGTCGCGGACGTCGGCGACCTCCGTCGCCAGCACCTTGAGCGGGTAGTGCTCGACGGCGACCGGCGCGGTCACGGCGGCGTCGAACTCCCCTGCCTGCACGGCGACCGCGGCCGCCGCGGTCGAGCCGGCTGCCACCGCGCGGGCGCCGGGCAGGTTGTCCTCCAGCCACTTCCGGACCTGCGCGAGCGCGTGCGGATGGCTCGCCACAGTACGGATTTCGCCGACGTCGTCTCGCGTGAGAACGCTGAAGTGCACTGGTAGCAAGGCTTCCGCAACACCGATCAACGGCTCGCCGACGGCGAGGCTGTCCAGCGTCGCGGGAACCGCGCCCTCGACGGAGTTTTCGACCGGCACGCATGCCGCGTCCGCTTCGCCGCGCCGAACGGCGTCCAGCGCCTTGGGAATCGTCTCGGCGGCGACGAGTTCGTCCCCCGCCGCCGTGAAGGTGCGCGCCGCCTGCTCGGTGAACGTCCCGACCGGCCCGAAATATGCGATCCGTGACACGCGGACAGGCTACGCACCGCGCCGCGTCCTGGTTTGTTCAGGCATTCGAGTGCGCCGCGTGGTTACGCGGGATCGTGTTTTTTGGCATGGTGTAGGGGTGACTGCCGAATCGGGCACCCAACCCACCGGCAACCGAACGGAGGACCAGGTCGCACCCTCGACTCCCGTCCTGGTGCTGTGTGCCGTCGACGAACCACTCGCCAGCGCGTGGCGCTCCGTTGTGGACACGATGACCGGATCGGTGCTCGTGCACCGGGGTTCGGTGCTGGACGTGGTCGCCGACGCCGTGGTGAGCCCGGCGAACTCGTTCGGCTGGATGCGCGGCGGGATCGACGCCGTGTACGCGCGCGCCTTCCCGAACGTCGAGCAGAACGTCCGCAGCACGATCCTCGCCTACCACGGCGGCGAGCTGCCGGTGGGCAGCGCGGTCGTGGTCCCGACCGGCGAGCCCGCCCCCGCGTGGCTGATCAGCGCGCCGACGATGCGTGAACCCGGCGAGCGCCTGCCCGCCGACACGGTCCACCCGTACCTGGCGGCGCGGGCGGTGTTCCTGCAGTGGCGCGACGGCGTGCTGGAGCAGGGCGTGGCGGTGCGCGCGGTCGTCGGCACCATCGCGATGCCCGGTCTCGGCACCGGTGTCGGCGGGGTCAGCCCGGAGACCTGCGCGCGCCAGGTGGCGGCGGCCTGGGACGAGGTCTTCCGGCGCAGCTAGCACTCCCGCGCTGGTCAGCGACGGTTTCCGGGGTGCGTGTAGAAGGTCACAGCGCATTTACGCGCCGTAAGACCTACCGTTGAACCTGCGTTACCGGAGATGTCGACGCCAGCCCAGCCCACCGACGGGCAAGGAGTGTGGGAATGCCACGGGTACGTGAGCTCAGCCCGTACGTCGAGCTCCACCGGGAGCAGTGGCGGGAGCTGCGTCGCAGCACCCCGTTGCCGCTGACTGCCGAGGAGCTGCGCGGTCTGCGGGGGCTCGGGGAGCAGATCGATCTGACCGAGGTCGCCGAGGTCTACCTGCCGCTGTCGCGGATGATCAACCTGCAGGTCGCGGCGCGTCAACGCCTCTACGAAGCCACCACGACCTTCCTCGGCGAGGACTGCCGCGGCACGAAGGTGCCGTTCGTGATCGGCATCGCGGGCAGCGTCGCGGTCGGCAAGTCGACCACCGCGCGGATCCTGCGCACCCTGCTCGCCCGCTGGCCCGACCACCCGCGCGTCGACCTGGTGACCACCGACGGCTTCCTCTACCCGAAGGCCGAGCTGGTCCGCCGCGGCATCATGCACCGCAAGGGCTTCCCGGAGAGCTACGACCGCCGCGCGCTGCTGCGGTTCGTCTCCGACGTCAAGTCCGGCGCCGAGTCGGTCAGCGCGCCGGTGTACTCGCACCTCGCCTACGACATCCTGCCCGGCGAGGAGCAGGTCGTGAACCGGCCGGACATCCTCATCATCGAGGGCCTGAACGTACTGCAGCCCGGCCCGAGCCTGACGGTGTCGGACCTGTTCGACTTCTCCATCTACGTGGACGCGCACATCGAGGACATCGAGCGCTGGTACGTGGAGCGGTTCCTGAAGCTGCGCAGCACGGCGTTCGCGGACCCGGCCTCGCACTTCCACCACTTCGCGACGCTGGACGACGTGGAGGCCCGCGCCGAGGCGCGGCACCTGTGGCGCACGATCAACGAGCCGAACCTGGTGGAGAACATCCTGCCGACCCGCCCGCGCGCGACGCTGGTGCTCCGGAAGGACCCGGACCACAGCATCAACCGCGTCCGCCTGCGCAAACTGTAGGCGCGGCCTCGGCCGAATGGCTGACCCCGGTGACCGAGCGGTAACCGGTTGGCCGATACCGCCGGCACTTCGCAAAGCTCACCCTGGAGTGCAGGAAATGCGCCCTGACCAGGGAGGAGGCACGCCGATGTTCGCGATCATCATCACGTGGATCGGCGCCGTGCTCGGTATCACGGTGCTGCTGGTGATGGCCTTCGGTGCGTTCGTCCTCGATTTCGAAGACGCTCTCGCCGACCGCCGCCGCAAGCGCCCGCTCGACCCCGTGGCCGTGGAGAGCCCGACCGCGGTCCCCTAGCCGGTGAGGTGCGCGCCCGCGAGAGCGAGGCTGCGGGCGCGCAGCGTCGCCCTCGCCGCTGCGTCGTAGGCCTGGTCGTTCGCCCGGGCCGGCCGGACCCGGTCGAAGAACTGGCCAGTCACGCCCTCGACCTCCGGACCGACCGCGAGCCTGCGGGTGGCCGCCACCCCGGTGTCCAGGGTGTCGGAGCTGAAGCCGATCTCGGACAGGACGATCTTGGTCGGCATGTAGGTGCCCGGGTGCAGGCAGGTCGCGGTCAGGTCGGCAGGCGCGAACCGCCCGGCGAGGTCGAGGCAGTGCATGATCTGCGCGAGCTTGCTCTGCCCGTACGCCCGCGTACCCGAATAGTCCCGCTCGAGCATGAGATCGTCGAAGTCGAGCGGGTGCTGGCCCAGTGACGCGACGTGGACGACGCGGGCGGCGTGGTCCGCGGTCGCCGAGGCTCGCAGGAGCGGGATCAGGTTCTCGGTGAGCACGAAGGTCGCCAGGTAGTTCACCGCGAAGCGCAGCTCGTGGCCGTCCCGGCTGGTGCGGCGCTCGCGGCCGTCCGGCTCGCCGGACCCGATGCCGGCGTTGTTGACGAGCACGTCGAGCCGGCCGGCTTCGTCCGCGATCGTGCCGGCCAGCCTTGCCACCTGGGCGAGTTCGGACAGGTCGGCGGTCACCGTGACCGGCGCGGCGGCCCCGGCGGCGCGCACATCCGCGGCGATCCGGTCGAGCTTGCCGGGATCACGACCGTGCAGGACGAGACGGACGTCTTCGGCGGCGAGTCGCACCGCGAGTGCCCGGCCGAGGCCGTCGGTGGCGCCGGTGATCGCGACGGTCCGGGTCACCGCGGCTGCCTCACTCGTCCTCCGCGCCCGGGTCCAGCTGGTCGAGGGCGGCGACGTAGTCGTCGAGGTCGAACTCCAGCTCGCCGTCCTCGTCCTGGGTGAGGTGCTCCTCCAGGACCGCCGTCAGCTCGGCCAGCACCTCGTCGCGCTCCAGGCCGGACTCGCTGAGGCGCTGGGCGGCGATCCAGGTCTCGGCGGGCTCGCCGTCCCACAGCTGGTCGACCACCGTCGTCAGCGCCACCGCCCGCAGCTCCGACTCGTCGTCGTCCTCGAACTCGGCCGCGAACTCGCTCAGCACCAGCATCCGGCGCTGCTCGGGGTCGGACGGGTCGAGCTCGACCTCGTCGTCCTCGGTCTCGACCGTCAGCGACGGCAGCGCGAACTGGCGGCGTTCCAGCAGGTCCTGCACGTCCTCCGGGGTCAGGTCCTCCGAGCCTGCCAGGTAGGCGTCCAATGCGGACTCCTCCTCCGGCTCGCGGTCGTCCAGCCGGTCCTCGACCGCCTCGACCAGCGCGGTCAGCGCGTCCTCCGGCAGGCCCTGGCGCTCGCCGAACACGCGCGCCCACACCGGCAGCAGCGCGGCCATCGCCGCGTCCTGCTCCTCGGTCAGCTCGATCTGCCCGTCGTCCACAAAGTCCACAAAGGACTCCAGCTTGGCTGGGCCGACCCGCAGCGGGCGCCGTGCGTCGTGCTCCAGGCCGAACTCGATCAGCCGCAGCGCGACCACGCGGGCGTCCTCGGTGTCGCCGACCTCGTTCCCGGCCGCGGCGAAGAACGAGTCGATGACCTCGGCCTGCTCCTCGACCGACAGCGGCTCCGGCTCCGCGACCTCCGCCGGCTCCGGCAACGTGCGCAGCCGGGCGAGCGCGAGCGCGCGGAACCGGACGAAGTCCTCGCCCACCTCGGGCTCGGCCTGCCACTCGGTGCCCGCGAACGCGTCCGCGATCACCTCGTGGGCCTGCTCCGGGCTGATCTCCGCGGACTCGCCGACCGTCCGCAGCTCGGCCAGCACGTCCTGCGGCGACTCGACGATCGCGGCGTCGGTGACCCACCCGCCGAAGCTGCCGTAGTTGATCGACACGACCAGCCCGTGGTCGCCGAACGACACCAGCACCGAGCTCTCGTCGCCGTAGACGTCGGTGGCGCGCCAGCAGGCGCCGGGCGTGACCTGGTTCAGCTTCGCGGCCCAGGCCGGCTCGGGCAGCCCGAACTTCTCCAGCGCCAGGCCCGCGGCCTCGCGCTGGTCCTCGTCCGTGGCCAGCACCCGCAGCGCGGCGAGCGGCGCCACCAGGCGCTCCGGCTCGGCGGCGCTCGCGGCGAGGTCGATCAGGCCTGCCGCGAGGTCGTCGTCGGCCTCCCACCACTCGCCGAGGATCTCCGAGGTGACCAGCTCGACGCGGGTCGGATCGGCGTCGTTCCCCAGTTCGGCGAAGGCGTTCAGAACCTCGTCGAAGGCGGTCTCCGGCTGCGGCACCTCGGTCATGCGCTCATGTTCGCACCAGCCGCGGCCGGGCCGACGCGCGGGATCGGCGTTTCACTCCTTGGGCAGCGCGATCCGGGCGTTCCGGATCTCGGTGATCAACCGGGCCTTCCGCTTGTGCCTGCCGACCAGTTCGGCCAGGTAGGGCGCGAAGTCCGCCGGGCGGCCGACCGTGCGGTACAGCGTGCGCAGCCGGCGCAGGGCGCGGGCGGCCTCGCGGTACTGCTCGACGGTCCGGCCGCCGATCAGCTCCTCCACGTGGCGCCGGTGGACCTCCAGCAGCTCCGCCGCCTCGTCCTCGCGGCCTGCCCCGACCAGTGCCTCGATCAGCGCGTCCGCGTTGGCGACGGTCGGCTCGCGGTCGAACTCCGCGCGCCGCAGGCCCAGCACGTCGTCGGCGAGTTCGGTGGCTGCGGGGTCCTGCTTGAGCGCCCGCGCCGCGTAGGTGATCGCCTCGCTCGTGCGGCCGGCGGCGCGCAGCACCCGCACGATCCGCAGGCTCGCCTCCATGCTCGGCAGCTGCCTGGACAGGATCGCGACCAGGCCGTCCACGTCGCCGGAGATCTCCACCAGCTGCTCGTGCAGCCGCTCGGCGACCGGCCGTTTCGCCCGGTCGCGGCCTGCCCGGTCGACGTGGGACCGCAGCTGGGCCAGCCCGGTCTCGCCGAGCGGGACGGCGAACTGGGCCAGGTCGATCTCGGTCCGCCCGTCGAAAGCGATGCCGGCGAGCCAGTCCGCCAGCTCGACGGGGTCCGGCGGCCGGGCCGCGCAGGCCCGCGCGTAGAGGCCGAGGGCGCGCCGCAGTTCGGCGCCGTCGCCCTCGTCGCGGCAGATGCGCTCGACGGTGCGCCGGGCCAGCGGGGCGACGTCGGCGCGGGTGCCGGAGTCGAGCAGCCGCTGCACGGTGTCCAGCACCGGGCCGATCTTCGCGACCTCCGCCTGCGGCTCGGTCGCCGCGGCCCGCAGTTCGAGCGACCGCCGCAGGTCCGGATCGCGTTCGGCCTGTTCGTGGAGCAGTCCGGCCAGCGTCTCGGAGTCGAGGGAGGACAGGTAGGCGCGGAGATCCGTCACCCCGCACATCCTGGCCTACTCGCGTCGCAGCGCGATCGGCGCGGCACCGCCTGTTTCATGATCGAAATCCGCGTCTTCCTCGGCGAGCAGGTCGCGGAACTCCTCGGTGATCTCGTCCAGCTCCTCCAGCAGCCGGTCGATCGCGGCCGGCCGCAGCCCGGAGCGCTCGCCCGCCCAGCGGCCCCACGGCGGCAGGACCTCTGGCAGGGTCGCCAGGAACTCCTCGGGGAATCCCTCGGCGTTGAGGACGTCCTCGAGGAGGAGGTCGAACTTGCCGGGGCCCACCCGCAGCGGGCGGCCGAAGTCGTCGTCGCAGCCGTAGTCCACGACGAACCGGACGCAGTCGGTGAACCAGCGGTCGTCGCGGACGCCGTCGGCCTCGGCGAGGAAGGCGCGCACCAGCTCCTCCCGCTCCTCCTCGGTGAACGTCGGCGGCTCCGCGGGCGGCTCGGCGGGCGGCATGGCGCGCAGCCGGGCAGCGACCAGCCCGCGCAGCGGGGTGAGCGGGTCCTCGGCGATCACGTCCGGCAGCAGGGCCGCGGCGCTGTCGTTGACCGCGACCGCGTCCTCCAGGATGCGGCGCGCCCTCGCCAGGGGGATCTGCTCGGTCACCAGGACCTCGCTGGCCTCCTCGCCCGCGCGCATGCTGTCCACCAGGTCGTCCACGTGGTCGGTGAGGTAGACGTCGCCGAGGCCGCCGCCGCTGAGCTCGACCTCGGCGACGAGCCCGTGCGCGTGGCCGGCCCGGTCGGCGCACAGCAGCAGGGTGGCCCCGTCGCCGTACACGTCGGCCTGCTGCCAGCACCCGGTGACGGTGAGGTCGCCCAGGTCCCAGGGCGGTTCGGGCATCGCGGAGAACGCGTCCGCCGCCGCTTCGGCCCTGCCGCGCTGCTCCTCGGTGAGGGCCAGGTGCTGCAGCATCCGCAGCAGCGCGCGGGCGGCCGGGCTCGGACGGCGGGCGGCGTCGTCGATCAGCGGCAACACGACGTCGCGGCCTTCGTCGGAGGGGTGCCAGAGGTCGCCGAGGATCGTCGAGGCCATCAGCTCGACCTCGACCGGGTCGCGCTCGGCCAGCGCGTCCTCCGCGTCGGCGAGCACGGTCTTGAGCAGCTGCCGTCGCTCGTCGGAGACGCCGGACTTCTTCTTCGCGGGCTTTCGCTTCCGGCTGACCGGGCTCATGCGCCCATGGTGGCAGCTCCGCGGCCGGGGACCACTCTGGGCAGGGCGATGCGCGCGTTGCGGACCTCGACGAGCAGGCGGGTCTTGCGCTTGTGCGTCTCGACCAGGCCGGCCAGGTACTCGCCGAACTCCGGCACCCGGTCCGCGCGTTTGTGCAGGGCCCGCAGCTCACGCAGCCGCTGGGCCGCCTCGCGGTAGCCGCCGGGGTCCTTGAGCTGGATCAGCTCGTCGACGTGCAGGCGGTAGACGGGGATCGCCTGAGCCGGGTCGTGTTCGGCGAGGCGGGCGAGCGCCTGCTCGCGTTCCTCGGGCCAGCGGCCGAGCTCCTCGGCGGCGGCGCGCAGCGCGCGGTAGGTGTCCGGCGAGGGGTGGCGGCGGAACTCCGCGCGACGCAGGGCGAGCACACCCTCGCGCGGGTGCACCACGGTGCGGGCGGCGTGGGCGATGGCCTCGCCGTGGCGGCCTGCGGAGCGCAGCAGGCGGACGATGCGCAGGGTGGTCGCCGGGGTGGGCGGCTTGGCGGACAGGATCGCGAGGAGGGTGTCGACGTCGCCGGTGACCTCGGCGAGCTGCTCGGTCAGGCGGCGGGTGGCGTCGTTCTCCGGGGCCTCGCCGAGCGCGGCCTTCAGGTGCGCGAGCCCTTCGTCGCCGAGCGCGGCGGCGAAGTCGGCGAGGTTGATCTCTGGCCAGCCGGGCCGGTCGAGCTGTGTTTCCAGGATCCAGTCGGCGAGCTCGCGCGGGTTGGGTGGGTGGACGGCGCAGGCGCGGGCGTAGAGGCCGATCGCGCGGCGCAGCTCGGCGCCGGTGGCCTCGGTGTCGGCCATGCGGCGGGCCAGCGGGGTCAGGTCGGCCTGGGTGCCGGCGTCGAGGAGTCGTTGCAGAGTGTCGAGAACCGGACCGACGGTGCCGTGCGCGACGGCGCGCAACTCCAGCTCGTGTCGTAACCGCGGGTCACGGTCCGCCTGTTCGAGGAGGAGTTCGGCCAGCGTCTCCGCGTCGAGAGTGCGCAGGTAGGCACGCAGATCCGGGGCCGAGGTCATGCGGACAA
The window above is part of the Amycolatopsis thermoflava N1165 genome. Proteins encoded here:
- a CDS encoding AMP-binding protein; protein product: MTPTSPYDRPDACVARLLCDDHPDGDVAFTVVEPDLTSRDLTFGELRDASARFATALAELGVGRGDRVATLMTKSAEFVVAVLGIWRLGAVQVPLFTAFAPPAIETRVGGVKVVVADPSQRAKLDEVPGERRVIVTGAASGDDIAFADLLRAEPQPEPVAVGGDGTIVELFTSGTTGAPKGVPIPARAIAAFRMYQEFGLDHRPDDVFWNAADPGWAYGLYYAVIGPLALGQRSLLLHAGFSPELTYSVLDRFGVTNFTAGPTVYRALRNADVPVPDGLRLRHCSSAGEPLNPDVIEWAEKAFGVPILDHYGQTELGMVIANGWHPDVRGELRPGSMGRALPGWRAEVLRPDADEVAPPGEQGRVAVDLEHSPLMWFTGYRDAPDRTAERFSADGRWYLTGDVATKSADGYFTFASRDDDVILMAGYRIGPFEVESVLLQHDAVAEAAVVGLPDELRGEVLAAFVVLRQGAEPGEELVAELQQLVKTKFAAHAYPRQVHFVSELPKTPSGKLQRFLLRKS
- a CDS encoding DUF4232 domain-containing protein yields the protein MVRGHFPRIGLGVATAAVAAVLAGCGTAGTENAQPQSGAPTTPGATSSSPSTSQSTTEPDAATSTKAGETLCKSGDLKLTLGRGDAGAGTVYRPLIFTNVSDRPCVIQGFPGVSYVAGEDGHQVGPAAVRQGEKGGAFTLNNGDTAYAEVGFVNVQNYDTVTCQPQPVRGLRVYPPQETASMFVELPTTGCASEKIPGDQLTVKTIEKGNGE
- a CDS encoding histidine phosphatase family protein; this encodes MKLYLVRHGQTAANVAKKLDTALPGPPLTELGHEQARQLAEKLATEPVEAVYASHATRAQQTAAPLAQALGMTVERVEGVHEIVVGDLEGRHDREAIEHYLTVLSHWTRGELHVAMPGGETGEQARARFTGAIAGLAERHDLTRSDGVVVLVSHGGLIRIGAEWLAPNVRPELADQGLIPNTGIVELEIAADGGWQCLNWAGLPM
- the pheA gene encoding prephenate dehydratase, with translation MSRIAYFGPVGTFTEQAARTFTAAGDELVAAETIPKALDAVRRGEADAACVPVENSVEGAVPATLDSLAVGEPLIGVAEALLPVHFSVLTRDDVGEIRTVASHPHALAQVRKWLEDNLPGARAVAAGSTAAAAVAVQAGEFDAAVTAPVAVEHYPLKVLATEVADVRDARTRFLLMRRPPVALPEPTGADRTSIVAAAANRTGALAELLTELATRGINLTRLDARPNKQNFGEYRFFIDFEGHVAEPRIADALAALRRRCRDVRFLGSFARADGVTATIEPAARNEDFTDAADWVAAVQRGEQA
- a CDS encoding macro domain-containing protein, which encodes MTAESGTQPTGNRTEDQVAPSTPVLVLCAVDEPLASAWRSVVDTMTGSVLVHRGSVLDVVADAVVSPANSFGWMRGGIDAVYARAFPNVEQNVRSTILAYHGGELPVGSAVVVPTGEPAPAWLISAPTMREPGERLPADTVHPYLAARAVFLQWRDGVLEQGVAVRAVVGTIAMPGLGTGVGGVSPETCARQVAAAWDEVFRRS
- the coaA gene encoding type I pantothenate kinase; translation: MPRVRELSPYVELHREQWRELRRSTPLPLTAEELRGLRGLGEQIDLTEVAEVYLPLSRMINLQVAARQRLYEATTTFLGEDCRGTKVPFVIGIAGSVAVGKSTTARILRTLLARWPDHPRVDLVTTDGFLYPKAELVRRGIMHRKGFPESYDRRALLRFVSDVKSGAESVSAPVYSHLAYDILPGEEQVVNRPDILIIEGLNVLQPGPSLTVSDLFDFSIYVDAHIEDIERWYVERFLKLRSTAFADPASHFHHFATLDDVEARAEARHLWRTINEPNLVENILPTRPRATLVLRKDPDHSINRVRLRKL
- a CDS encoding SDR family NAD(P)-dependent oxidoreductase codes for the protein MTRTVAITGATDGLGRALAVRLAAEDVRLVLHGRDPGKLDRIAADVRAAGAAAPVTVTADLSELAQVARLAGTIADEAGRLDVLVNNAGIGSGEPDGRERRTSRDGHELRFAVNYLATFVLTENLIPLLRASATADHAARVVHVASLGQHPLDFDDLMLERDYSGTRAYGQSKLAQIMHCLDLAGRFAPADLTATCLHPGTYMPTKIVLSEIGFSSDTLDTGVAATRRLAVGPEVEGVTGQFFDRVRPARANDQAYDAAARATLRARSLALAGAHLTG